The DNA sequence atcatagaaagaatacaaaattaagagatgagcaaacacggacccctggaaaacCTGAGgaaggatcaggtgcctatgaggagtaagcatccgccATGAATCCTCTAACTTGAACAGGTGAGTGGTGTAATCCGGAGTCataatcaatatgtaaagaacgggtgaattgtaaaacaaatcagacagcatttgacctattaccaggttgtatttgcaaatacgatcattataacgaccatagaatttgcgaaatgcctaCTTTAAGCGAGACTGTTTAAATTCCTCTCACATcaccttatttgtcagtagcctgtgtcgtttaaaaaatttaatcatgcgcagaacatgctctcacGTATCGAaacagttgagagacataaccGCCATATGGaggttataatggaatattgctgagTAAATATGGGAAAGCTAAAATCATCCTGTTGGTCATAAACACGGGCACCAGTCGAGCTGCTAAATAACCGAAATTTGTAAAAGTAAACTCGAACGATCGACATATGGGTGTACAGTTGACTCCCTTAGGTTCAGTTGTGTCGCGAGTAAGTTGACCCGTGCAAATTAAACTGGACCTTAAATCGAAAAAGTAAAAATGTCATGCTCTGGAAAGTTTATTATCGTATAATTTCATAGTAAGCAATACACTCTGGGGGCTCGTTTGCCGCTTGAATTCTCGGtagtgattttttaaacaaGAAAAAAAGTTTCAGTCCTATTCTATATAGaattgtaaatcaaatgtacTCAATACCGCATTTTGCAATTATGTCTTGTAAAAGATGACAGAAATTGCCATTTGTTtcaataaattcaatataaatgaaatgattgagCAGGAAATAGACCGTTTACACAGGAGATTTCGGTTGTGTAGTAGATCTGCGGAAACTATACATTCTACCGAATGTTGGAAATCGATAGTCCgtcaatttatatattttgtgaGAAATTTTGCGTTAAGATTTTACATCGAACTATTATATATTCCAGAAATAATGTGATTAAGGAAGATTTTGAATGCGCGTTTTAACAACAGAACACGGTTAAACAGCGggtttttataattaaatttgataCGCATGTTGGTGTTGTGGGAGTGTATCATGATAAATAAAACTGAATTTTCTGTGTTTACAGAAAGGAGGAAATATTCATCGACTCATGAAAAATGTCGCTCTTTACATTGTCCACATCTGAAGAACGGTggtttaaaatttgaaattatcgGTACTTAAAAACCAATGCAATTAAaaaatctattttatttttagatcaCCTATAGATGTGAAGTTTAGATTTGCCCACTTTCACCTATTACCGTAGCATGTTTGTGCGATTTTAATAATTGATAGCCATTCTCTGAAGCTAGAAATTAATTCTGAACAGACGCCTCAGAGGTAGATTGATCTGGTCAACATTGTGATTGACATTAATACATTCATGATCTAACGTTTGCGACCTCGTTAGGAAAATACCGATTTTCTACAACACATTTAATACATCGTGCGTAGTTCAATGTTATACTGTTTGACATGAAACAAAGtacaaataaatgttttataggGGGTTTTCCCACTACACTGTAAAATGTAAAGGTTATTGATGCTAAGTGTATAATTTTGAACTCTGAATTTGATTTGTTCTGAATGGGAAGTATTGCATCATTACATTAATTAGCTCGAAAGATGAATGTCACAAGCTGAACAtgaataggtacatgtatgtatttaatgCGATTTATGCTGTTTTAACTCCGTACTTGTATGAATTCAATAATGATTCTGTATTTTGTTTTAACTTCGTACATGACGATTTTGTGTGTGGTTTCTACTCCCATTCTAATTTGATTTCATTCAAGTAGATACGTTACAGATTCGAGTGAAGTGCACACCTTGTGACCCGTGCATGGAGCCCGGTGttgtagtgagggttcttcatcCTGCCTGAGCCTTATCCATTCCCAAGGTCACATCCGGGGAATCCGTGACGTTCTCTGCTAATAATGGAGGCTAAAAGAAGCTGTTTTAAAAGATGAGATGGTAATTATAATCATTTGATTCAGGCTTGGTATAAAGCTTCGAAATTCCTAAACAGTTTCAAGAACttcatattatatgtatgtatgtaatggATGTCAAATTGAAAGAAGATACCAAACATATAGGAACCATGTTTTTAAGTTCTAATCAGGCGAATTACAGTTAGTCTTTAAAAAACTCCGAATTCCAACACACTATAACAATGTACGAGTTAACAATATGACTTCAATCGGCAATGTACGAGTAACAATATGACTTTCAATCGGCAATGCATGACTATAATGGTTATTTTCTGCGGTTGGAAATTTTTGCGATTTGATCCGTAAATGGTAGTGAATCATATTCTGCATTTCCAATTTCTGCGGTTGCATTACACCTATAAGTACCGTATAGATTTTGCGATTGTagtttttgcagatttttccTATTCACTAAATTCCGCAAAAAATACACAACCGCCGAAAATAGCCGTTATACGGTATATTCGTAGAAGTAGAATTTTACTCGCTcatattgatttttcaaaattccgTCATGCACAAAAACTGGATATCCCTAATATAACCCAGACTCTCGATTATACACAATGCGTAAATCCACGACATCgggatttttattttcaataaatcctTTTAATTGTCCtgacaaaattttcaattcGGATAAACCCCATCGTTGAATTTGCGCGGTTTGACACAGAATAGTATTTACATCTTTGAATTGATCATTATTGGTAAAATGGTGACATGTCGTGTGTGGAGATGATATGCGCGATCAGAGAAGTgtattgtatgtacatgtagacctgtgtgttttgtttgcagGAAAGTATCGAtaccagtcatccaaaaattacttggttaaacaccactctgattctacgcacaactactctgaagttaaaataaaaaataagctGGAGATCCtccttgacaatattttcgtcggctttggtgatcaggtcttccaacattctgttggaattctcatgggcacaaattgtgctcctttgttagctgacttgttttgatattctgatgaagcagagtttattcaaaagcttctacttgagaagaaaaaatctcttgccgtggccttcaactcgacatttagatatatcaacgacgttttatctactaACAATAATCAATTCTATCCATATgctgattcgatatatcccaatgaactcgaaataaaagtccccacagagtcgtccacatctgcttcgtacttagatattttatggaAAATAAATAATAACGGCAAACGAACTCAAtcttatgacaaatgggatgatttcagcttctccatcgttaacttcccatacttatgtagcaatattccattatcacctgcatataatgtttatatctctcaactgattaaatacacaagagcttattctgTGTATGGTCGGTTTTAAATCGAaaaaggctactgacaaacaagttgatgttacaagggtttcaacaatctcatttaaagtcagcatttcgcaaatctatggtcgttataatgatctagtttgccagtacaacctatctttgggtcaaatgctgtttgacatgttatgagattgatcactgttcgttatcttcacctttcatgtttcataccgattgttagaccgttctttgcaccctgattttgactacggataactccgtttaccttatcaagatatagggctcacggcaggtgtgactggtcgacagaatatgcttactcctcctaggcacctgatcccacctctggtatatccaggagtccgtgtttgaccaactctctattttgcattccttaaaggagttatgagattgatcactgttcgttatcttcacctttaaatgagttatgagattaatcactgttcgttattttcaccgtTCATATATCTAGTACTAGTATTTCTGTTAACACCACATATATTGTTGAACATTCCTGTTTTTGACACCAACTTTTCTACTTTTGAGACACAAAGCTGGTGACATAGACACAGGGAAGATACGTCATCGACTTGTATTAACAGGCCCCGGATCTAAAATTGTTCATTACACATTTACAACGGATAGACACAGAAATAAaatttccatattttaaaacaagtaaataattcttaatgcaataattcaattattgggttattagaaataaaatacaatgaaaTAAGTTGCTGTGACTGATTAATTGTGATTAGCTTCTGAAGCATACAATTCTGATACATCAATgagttttacaacagtgatacACCATTAAACTTTtaatctttatttctattttcagtACGATATTTCAGTTCGTTATGTGTACGAATGACGTTCTATGTGCAAATGATTATTTTCCTGTAGTTTCATTGAGCGGCAAATCCGTGTCTGTTTCAGTGGTTTTTGTTGAAGATCTTTTCCTTCCTTCCATTGAAATTGTAAAGAAATTTGTCTTTGATGAACTTGACAGACTGCTTTCTTTCCACAGGCGTTTGACCGTTTTGGAACAGCAAAAgctgaagaaaataaaacaccCTTGCAGACAAACTAAGACGGTGGCTAAGTAGGAGAGAACAATCCATCCGACAAACGCATCAATGATCTGAACAATCCACACCAGTCCCGTAATGGAGAATAACTTTGCGAATGTCTTCGCCTCCCTCACTTTATCTTCTCGTATTCTGCTTGATGCTGCAATCCCTCTTACggttttaaagaaaaagaaacaattGCAACAGCATGTAACAATGAGAGGAATGATAAATGATATGatgtttgaaattaaattttctaCGAAACATATCTGTTGTCCATAGCCAAGCGTTTTGGTGACCCCGAACATCACTGCAACATTTGTTCCAACAATAGCTAACGGTAAAAGGTAGGAGAACATGATATATCGATAGAACGTATGGGATGTAAAGTTTATCCCTGATCGTACCATCTTCCGAGCATTAAACACCTTAAACATGTGAAAACAACAGACCAACAGACAACAACACGCACACAACCAGAAATAGTGGAGAAGAATTCCAACGACTTTACATGCAATGTGGTCGTCCGCGTTATCCGAAAAGATAAACAAGAGCTGCgcacaaaataaagaaaacactAAGCTCATCACATTCAATCCGGGGAGTGTGCGCAATGCTTTTAATAAACAGTACGTTATGAAAGTCAAAACTAGACAGATCAAGCTTATTCCTGTACAAGTCAAAGTGACTATCCGAAGAGGTAAATCGCCTGTAGAAGACAATACTTTTTCCTTTGGGATATCATCTTCACAAATGTGTATAGTTTCCTTTAAAGAATTTATAAAGTGTCCCATCTTAAAACTCTGGTTGGATTTCTTCAAAACCAATTCAAGAGTGTTATAATCAATTATGAAATCGCTCTTTTTGTAgacattttgtttacaaaagagCAAGGAGCTGACGTGGTTGTTCTTTAAAGGTGTTTGGAGGAATGAATCGTTTAGGGAACGGATATATTCAGCGTATGGAAGGGTAGAGTTGTCCCATTCTCCTTTAGTGTACGGTGGCGTGTGTCGTGTGCCGATAGCATGTACATTTATGAAAGTTGTTGCATTGCCTTGAAAGTTTGTGACATGTTCCCCCATAAAATACTGAAATCTAGACGGAAAAGCATACAAAGCATCCTCGGCTGAGGAACGGTTGAACATCCCAATCGCTTGTACTTTAACGTAAATTACAGCTTTGAAATGCAAGTTCCCGTACCACTGTTCCAAATCTGCAGATTCTACTAATGGAAGGACAAAGAATTCGATAATTCTGTTTGAAAATATTGGGTTGAGTTGTCTTTGTATATCGAATAAGATACTTTGGAGTCTTGTGGGAAGATCACTGATAAGAATGGATTTTGTTGATGTGATATTCACGTCAACTTCAAAGTGAAGAGTGTATGTCGTCATCGCCGCAACTTGGAAGAATAAGACGCATTTGTCACCGGCGGGGGTCCGACCAGGATAGCAGGATTTGTCATTCTCATCAACCTGAAATTCAAAACGTATTCCATGTTATATAAACTACCTGTAAGTTTAATGACATTTTTATCACCTCCATAATTTATGGGGAAAACgttgaaaaatcaatatcatttcGTTACAGTAACACATATTGCATCGACTGCTTTTGTTAAAACGTGAATGATCCCAAAAATCGCACAAGACCGCATattaaaactgttgaaatttCAACTTCTGTAGATTTCTAAATAATCCAAAATTGTTTATAACCATGTGATAACATTTGGTATACTTACTCAAGATTTGATTGTACTTGTAGTTGAATGCAATGTACGTGAAGATATTTTCACAATCATATTTTTACATGTTTGGGAAAAAGACAAGATTTTGTTCTACTTCACGTACTTGATAACAATGAATGCGACTTAATTACTAACCCTTTCATTTACATCAGATGGAGAAGCAACTCCGTGAAATCTGAATAAATTGGTAATCAATGGAGGACGAATGGCACTTGATCCCGGATCGGACTGACATGAGTTTCGACGACGTTGTTGAACTAAACAACTCGGAGCACAAGGTTTGTTGCACGACTCACAAAACCTATTCTTATATCTGGGCTCGGACGGATGGTTGTATGTAAAGCCAGCATTTGGAAATAGTAAGCATGCTTCGCGATAAAATGGATCATAATTAAGACTCGTGTTATCACAGGTATCAACCGCAGGGTCCTCTGTAATTGGAGCACGTGGATTGCAGTGTTGACAAAAGTCGttgttgacatatttactgtAATGCGATTTTTTGCATGCCCATTGTACGTCATTGTCGATCTCTTGAAGATTGAAGGTGGCATTACATTGAGAGTGTCCCAAAATAGATGCTTTGGGACATTCAAACGATTTGCCAGTGTTAAAAAGTAAAGTGCAAAGGTTTTGTGAAAGTGCGTATGATATTGTTTCAGTTATACTTGTCGAGTATCGAAGATTCATCTCCTTTGAGCACTGAAGCTGCATTCCCCACACGGTGTACGTAGACAAAATTTCCAGACTCTCGTTTATGATTTTAAAGTTGTTGTTACAGAGATGGCAGTAAATATTTCTGTACGATAATGATCCAGCAGAAACTACAGGGAACATGTCATATCGACCGACGCTATTTTCGCACATATGTCTTATGGCTCCATAGTAAACAGAACCATCATACCTACCGTCTGTTCTGTGGCAGCCATTGAAGACTGACATCATCATAGGATATGCAAGATTAATTCGGTCTTCGATGCAAGTGATAGGCCACGATAAAGCAGTGTCCAAACAACATTTACAAGGGTCTCTCAAAATGCACAGCGGGTCACACTGACAATTATCATCGGTTTGGTTTCTAGCCAGGAGAGGTAAGAGTGACTTGTCGCATATCGGCTCTCGAAAGAGGGATAAGCGTTTCATCAGTAAATATGTGATGTTGATTTGTTGGTTTTTCGACGTCAGTATTCCTGGGGTGTAATCTTCGGCAGCAGCAGTTTTTTCTGAATGTTCAGATACATCATCAAACAAAGATTCGTCCCTTAGAATAATATTATCAAACTCATACACATACTTTTTTGAGTGGAACATGGTTTCTGATATCCTTAGCGTTGCGTCATTGAATACGTAGTGATTGTCATTAGTGACGTTACGAATTCCTCTTTTATTGCAGAGGAAACAGAACACGTTTTTGTATGGATGGGTAATTTCAACAACCGGATTTTCTCGGCAGGATGAAATTAAGTCCTCATCATACTCAAACCACTCCCCTGTTAGGTTACACGAGGACATTTTCGACacattttgttcaaaataaattggATTACACATCGCACAAAATATGTTGCTATATGATCTGTAATAGAGATCGTAGGACGATGCGCATGCTTTCTGAATGTTATGGTCCATTTCCTTCCAAGTTCCTGAAACGTTACAGAAGTCTTGAATTGGTTGGTTGTAATTTTTCTTTGGCATTGCAGGTAAAGTGTGATGTGGTGAGTACAAGAGTGCACACGATGCATTTATTGCATATGACAGAATTTCCTCGTAAGAGGAGAAATAGAAAATTGTGCCTTTAAACATGCAATTGATGTCAACTATTATCTGCCAGTCGTGTAAATCTTCCTTCTTTTCTCCGTGACAATAGGCACATGCACGATTAAAATATGAACTATTGGTCGCTGTAGAAGTTACAGGTGGACTTGCTAAGATGGCAGCTGGTGAAACCTCGTTTTCACATTCATGTTTATGCATCGGTTCACTTTTGTCTGGACAAGAATTGACAACAGCATACTTTTGAGGcacttttttttgttttgtgaaTTCTGCCGGGTAATTGATAATTATTGACTTGTATACCGAGTAAGGTCTGGTGAAATATTTATCTGGACAACAGGTTCGTTTCTGAAAACAGTCTTCTTCGCAGGAACACTCCGGACATATCTTTGATTCCCGTTGGTCACTTGGCATGCGGACAGTGGCTGACCAATCATAACACGTGTATCCCGCACCACACACATTGATGTATGTCTTCATCAGGTCGGCCACATTAACGTTGGCACTGACAACGTTTACTAGAACAATCAGAGTGCATACACTTCTAATATTCATCTGGAGGTTCATAATTCTCTACAAAGATAGTCAATTTACATACAGTGTTAGAGTTTAATAAAGTACTATCAAAGAAAGCGTTTTAATTTGTTTGTAAGTATCTCTTGttataattcattataagcacGGGCAGGAGTCGGGGTTTTCCTGAGTTTTAGCAGTGTCCTCTAGAGAAAGACACGTGACCTTCATGGTTATATGACTGCTCATGAAAGAAAGTCATTCATTTAATATGCGTATCCACCTTTACTCCGAGTCATGTCTGCTGCAATGTTTACACTGGTACCAAACGATGTACAACCCATGTAGCATTTAATCAAACTTTTTTCGATTTCagtatatatctttaaaataccTGTGAAAAGCTCTATTGAAAATTTAAACCATGTTAAGCGTGGCTTTTATAGCTTCTTAATTCGATTTTCAAAGATGCGtataataatgatttataaaaaCGACTTTTCTGttaggaaataaaatgaatttcgaTACTTTAAAAGTGAATGACAGGATTTACTGTAAACACAAAAACACATCTACAATGTccctttttacaaaaataaaatctcACGATTTCGTTGAAAAATACAATCTCACgattacattaaaaaatatatgtatcgcAATCAACTGATTGTCATTACATGCGTGTTTTAACAGGTTTACTCACCTACAAATACTCTCGCTGTGCGTGTATTCAGAAATTAACTTTCACAATCatagtattttaaaaacaaaaacaaaacaacaacaaaaatccaaacaaataaaacaacaaaacaaaaacaacaagaggcccatgggctacatcgctcacctgagtcaccttggtccatatcagaagactttccatatttatgtgcatgtaaaaccgtagtccctattatggccccaacctacccctggaggccatggtttctgcaaacttgaatctacactatgtcagaaagctttcatgtaaatgtgaacttctttggtccaatggttcttgagaagaagatttttaaagatttttcctatatatttgtatgtaaaactttgatcccccttgtggccccatcctaccccgaggagccatgatttgaacaaacttgaatgtgcactatgtcagaaagctttcatgtaaatatcagcttttctggctcagtggtattgagaagaagatctttaaagattttctccatatatttgtatgtaaaactttgatcccctattgtggccccatccgacccccgtgggccatcattttaacaaacttgaatctgcactatatcaggaagctttcatgtaattacactgtatcagcttttctggctcagtggttcttgagaagatttttaaagattgtccctatgtatttgtatgtaaaattttgatcccctattgtggccccatccgaccaccgggggagggggagggggagcaggattttagcaaacttgaatctgcattatgtcagaaagctttcatgtaaatatcaccttttctggctcagtggttcttgagaagaagatttttaaagattttctccatatatttgtatgtaaaactttgatcccctattgtggccccatccaacccccggcgaccatgattttaacaaacctgattctctactatatcagaaagctttcatataaatatcagcttttctggctcagtggttcttgagaagaagatttttaaacatttttcctatatttgtatgtaaaactttgatcccttattgtggccccatccgactcccgggggccaggattttaacaatttagaatctgcactatatcagaaagctttcatataaatctcagcttttttggctcagtggttcttgagaagaagatttttcctatatatttgtatgtaaaactttgatcccctattgtggccccatccaacccccaggggccatgattttaacaatttagaatctgcactacctaataaagcttatctataaatttcatcttttctggcccagtggttcttgagaagacgatttttaatgaccctactctattttaccttttcttgattatctccccttggaaagtggcctggccctttattttaacaatttagaattccctttacctaaggctGCTTTGtgtcaactttggttgaaattggcccagtggtttttgagaaaaagtaaaaaaaatgttaaaagttgacagacggacggacgccggaatacgggtgatcagaaaagctcacttgagcttttacctcaggtgagctaaaaacagacGAAACATATATCTACATAATAAATTATTCTCTATTATACAAAtgagcaatattcaattttaaaaatactttatgTAAAAGTTTGCTATGTGTTTTTATAGAAGAAAAGAAAGCGGGTCTGAGATAAGAGTTTTAGAGGAAGAAAGTTATTTAAACAGATGTAACATATAGGAAGGAACATggttttttctttaattatgaatgttcatttaatttttgtaaGCATTTTTCAAACACTTGTTAAATTTGTTGTACTTACAATTTTTCAGTAAAAtggatttttcaacatataATCGACCGATTACATTTCTTTTTTAGGTCTCAAAACCACGATCCTGACAATTTACAATTAAAACGTTTAGATATTCATGATAATTTTGGAGTGTTTTATCCATAATCAGTCATGTAAAATTTTGCAACATTCATCACaagaaaagaaaagagagaaagaaGAATAGAGAGACAAGAGGACATAATGTAGACACGTTTAACAGAAAACAACTGAGTATTCAGAACATTATCAATCAACGAGTGTTTCTAGACCTGTATTGCTCTTATTGATAAGGGAGATAGAAGAAAAGCTTTCTTTGACCAAGAAATATTAAATCAAATTTATTACATAAGGTCTAAAACATAATGTAATTTCCATTTCAGCATGACTATCTTACAGTTCTTCGTCTTGTAAATTGTATGTAGAAAGCAT is a window from the Ostrea edulis chromosome 5, xbOstEdul1.1, whole genome shotgun sequence genome containing:
- the LOC125651235 gene encoding uncharacterized protein LOC125651235: MNLQMNIRSVCTLIVLVNVVSANVNVADLMKTYINVCGAGYTCYDWSATVRMPSDQRESKICPECSCEEDCFQKRTCCPDKYFTRPYSVYKSIIINYPAEFTKQKKVPQKYAVVNSCPDKSEPMHKHECENEVSPAAILASPPVTSTATNSSYFNRACAYCHGEKKEDLHDWQIIVDINCMFKGTIFYFSSYEEILSYAINASCALLYSPHHTLPAMPKKNYNQPIQDFCNVSGTWKEMDHNIQKACASSYDLYYRSYSNIFCAMCNPIYFEQNVSKMSSCNLTGEWFEYDEDLISSCRENPVVEITHPYKNVFCFLCNKRGIRNVTNDNHYVFNDATLRISETMFHSKKYVYEFDNIILRDESLFDDVSEHSEKTAAAEDYTPGILTSKNQQINITYLLMKRLSLFREPICDKSLLPLLARNQTDDNCQCDPLCILRDPCKCCLDTALSWPITCIEDRINLAYPMMMSVFNGCHRTDGRYDGSVYYGAIRHMCENSVGRYDMFPVVSAGSLSYRNIYCHLCNNNFKIINESLEILSTYTVWGMQLQCSKEMNLRYSTSITETISYALSQNLCTLLFNTGKSFECPKASILGHSQCNATFNLQEIDNDVQWACKKSHYSKYVNNDFCQHCNPRAPITEDPAVDTCDNTSLNYDPFYREACLLFPNAGFTYNHPSEPRYKNRFCESCNKPCAPSCLVQQRRRNSCQSDPGSSAIRPPLITNLFRFHGVASPSDVNERVDENDKSCYPGRTPAGDKCVLFFQVAAMTTYTLHFEVDVNITSTKSILISDLPTRLQSILFDIQRQLNPIFSNRIIEFFVLPLVESADLEQWYGNLHFKAVIYVKVQAIGMFNRSSAEDALYAFPSRFQYFMGEHVTNFQGNATTFINVHAIGTRHTPPYTKGEWDNSTLPYAEYIRSLNDSFLQTPLKNNHVSSLLFCKQNVYKKSDFIIDYNTLELVLKKSNQSFKMGHFINSLKETIHICEDDIPKEKVLSSTGDLPLRIVTLTCTGISLICLVLTFITYCLLKALRTLPGLNVMSLVFSLFCAQLLFIFSDNADDHIACKVVGILLHYFWLCACCCLLVCCFHMFKVFNARKMVRSGINFTSHTFYRYIMFSYLLPLAIVGTNVAVMFGVTKTLGYGQQICFVENLISNIISFIIPLIVTCCCNCFFFFKTVRGIAASSRIREDKVREAKTFAKLFSITGLVWIVQIIDAFVGWIVLSYLATVLVCLQGCFIFFSFCCSKTVKRLWKESSLSSSSKTNFFTISMEGRKRSSTKTTETDTDLPLNETTGK